From a region of the Janthinobacterium sp. 61 genome:
- a CDS encoding HNH endonuclease produces the protein MSRAPVMQPGSWRTDQTSSTKRGYGYAWQKARAGYLRSHPLCVYCLRDPAYAPIRDMAPSTAILRCAELGLAAPMASVVDHIEPHRGDQVLFWNKANWQSLCGTHHSADKQREEAAHRRGE, from the coding sequence ATGAGCCGCGCGCCTGTGATGCAGCCAGGCTCATGGCGCACCGATCAAACGAGCAGCACCAAGCGCGGCTACGGCTACGCCTGGCAGAAGGCCCGCGCTGGCTATTTGCGCAGCCATCCGCTGTGCGTATACTGCCTGCGTGATCCGGCCTATGCGCCCATCCGTGACATGGCGCCCAGCACGGCCATTTTACGCTGTGCTGAGTTGGGCTTGGCTGCGCCGATGGCCTCCGTAGTCGACCACATCGAGCCGCATCGTGGCGACCAGGTGCTGTTCTGGAACAAGGCCAATTGGCAGTCGCTGTGCGGTACCCACCACAGCGCAGATAAGCAGCGTGAAGAGGCGGCCCATCGGCGTGGCGAATAG